One window of Botrimarina mediterranea genomic DNA carries:
- the mqnE gene encoding aminofutalosine synthase MqnE — protein sequence MLRTSSEVLKPIRDKVEAGERLTFDDGLLLESPEVPLPELGELANLVRERKNGNAGYYNINTHLNATNICVYRCSFCAFRSDLREAKGYWMQDDAILERGAEAVANGCTEMHIVGGLHHQAKYDWYRKVISLLRDNCPSLHLKAWTPVEIDWFARLTKKSIRWVLEDLREAGLGSLPGGGAEIFHPEIRRQICEHKADTRRWFETHRTAHELGLRSNCTMLYGHIEEPRHRIDHLVRLRELQDETNGFQTYIPLAFHPENNKLGIEHNIKKPSALMDLRQMAVARLMLDNIDHIKAYWIMLGVGTAQLALSYGADDIDGTVRHELIYHDAGATTPEVMSVEDIERLIREAGREPIERDTLYRRVDRTAAGFTLGEKITAGV from the coding sequence ATGCTCCGAACTTCCTCCGAAGTCCTAAAACCTATCCGCGACAAGGTCGAAGCCGGCGAGCGGCTGACCTTTGACGATGGCCTCTTGCTCGAGTCGCCCGAGGTTCCGCTGCCGGAGCTGGGCGAGCTGGCGAACCTCGTGCGCGAGCGCAAGAACGGCAACGCCGGCTACTACAACATCAACACGCACCTCAACGCGACCAACATCTGCGTTTATCGGTGCTCGTTCTGTGCGTTCCGCAGCGACCTCCGCGAGGCGAAGGGCTACTGGATGCAGGACGACGCGATCCTCGAGCGCGGCGCCGAGGCCGTCGCCAACGGCTGCACCGAGATGCACATCGTCGGCGGCCTGCACCACCAGGCGAAGTACGACTGGTACCGCAAGGTGATCAGCCTGCTGCGCGACAACTGCCCGTCGCTGCACCTCAAGGCGTGGACGCCGGTCGAGATCGACTGGTTTGCGCGGCTCACCAAGAAGTCGATCCGCTGGGTCCTTGAGGACCTGCGCGAGGCGGGTCTCGGCAGCCTGCCCGGCGGCGGCGCCGAGATTTTCCATCCGGAGATCCGCCGGCAAATCTGCGAGCACAAGGCCGACACCCGCCGTTGGTTCGAGACCCATCGTACGGCCCACGAGCTGGGGCTGCGTTCGAACTGCACGATGCTCTACGGCCACATCGAAGAGCCTCGCCACCGCATCGACCACCTCGTCCGCCTGCGCGAGCTGCAAGACGAGACGAACGGTTTCCAGACCTACATCCCGCTCGCGTTCCACCCCGAGAACAACAAGCTCGGCATCGAACACAACATCAAGAAGCCCTCGGCGCTGATGGACCTGCGGCAGATGGCGGTCGCGCGGCTGATGCTCGACAACATCGACCACATCAAGGCTTACTGGATCATGCTCGGCGTCGGCACCGCGCAGCTCGCCCTCTCCTACGGCGCCGACGACATCGACGGCACCGTGCGCCACGAGTTGATCTACCACGACGCCGGCGCCACGACGCCCGAGGTAATGAGCGTCGAAGACATCGAACGCCTCATCCGCGAAGCAGGCCGCGAGCCGATCGAGCGCGACACGCTCTACCGCCGTGTCGACCGTACGGCCGCAGGGTTCACGCTCGGCGAGAAGATCACGGCGGGCGTTTAG
- a CDS encoding ABC transporter ATP-binding protein: MIEIRNFGKHYGDFVAVENLNLSIGKGELFGFIGPNGAGKSTTIRFLATLLRPTHGEATVAGHSVTDDPIAVRRSIGYMPDMFGVYDGMKVWEFLDFFAVAYEVPRNQRKAIIGDVLELLDLTHKRDDYVNGLSRGMKQRLCLAKTLVHDPPVLILDEPASGLDPRARLEVKALLKELRKMGKTILISSHILTELADICTSIGIIERGKLLLHGPIESVYRKIQQHRRLEIRFTGDPAAGVSLVRSDPHVRSLQEGPRGVTIEYSGGETDVARLMQTLAAGQVGLVSFADKEPTLEDVFMMVTKGLVT; encoded by the coding sequence ATGATCGAGATCCGCAACTTCGGCAAGCACTACGGCGACTTTGTCGCGGTTGAGAACCTTAACCTGTCGATCGGCAAGGGGGAACTCTTCGGCTTCATCGGCCCCAATGGCGCCGGCAAGAGCACGACCATTCGATTCCTCGCCACGCTCTTGCGACCGACGCACGGCGAGGCGACCGTCGCGGGGCACAGTGTCACCGACGACCCGATCGCCGTGCGGCGGAGCATCGGTTACATGCCCGACATGTTCGGCGTGTACGACGGCATGAAGGTGTGGGAGTTCCTCGACTTCTTCGCCGTCGCCTACGAGGTGCCACGCAATCAGCGGAAGGCGATCATCGGCGACGTGCTCGAACTATTGGACCTGACACACAAACGCGACGACTACGTCAACGGCCTGTCGCGCGGCATGAAGCAGCGGTTGTGTTTGGCGAAGACACTCGTCCACGACCCGCCGGTGCTGATCCTCGACGAACCGGCCAGCGGCCTCGACCCGCGCGCGCGGCTCGAGGTGAAGGCGCTGCTCAAGGAGCTGCGGAAGATGGGGAAGACGATCCTCATCTCCAGCCACATCCTCACCGAGCTGGCCGACATCTGCACGAGCATCGGTATCATCGAACGCGGCAAGCTGCTGCTGCACGGGCCGATCGAGAGCGTCTACCGCAAGATCCAGCAGCACCGGCGGCTCGAGATCCGCTTCACCGGCGACCCGGCGGCGGGCGTGAGCCTGGTGCGGAGCGACCCGCACGTGCGCTCGCTGCAAGAGGGCCCGCGCGGCGTGACGATCGAGTACAGCGGCGGGGAGACGGACGTCGCCCGGCTGATGCAGACGCTCGCCGCGGGGCAGGTGGGGTTGGTGTCGTTCGCCGACAAGGAGCCGACGCTCGAGGACGTGTTTATGATGGTGACGAAGGGGTTGGTGACTTGA
- a CDS encoding HEAT repeat domain-containing protein, whose protein sequence is MRLSTPTPLVLLAAVAMTGCQSGGPRMAGLNPFYQPERTTYVVAAKRMDEIRKLAEKSTGEDTPDQQTIVQDLVKPLEKETDPLVRQATLETAAKFNTTLAGKTLIAGLSDESPFVREAACRLLASRPTAGAVEPLTGVVRQDESFDVRVAAAQALEPNGAKPEQLLALLEDPNPAMQLVGVEAMRNATGKDYGGDVAAYVALARGEAPPAREPTSVAARVPDWVPFF, encoded by the coding sequence ATGCGACTTTCGACACCGACTCCGCTCGTCCTTCTCGCCGCCGTCGCTATGACGGGCTGCCAGTCTGGCGGTCCGCGGATGGCTGGACTGAATCCGTTCTATCAACCGGAACGGACCACCTACGTCGTCGCCGCCAAGCGGATGGACGAGATCCGTAAGCTCGCCGAGAAGTCCACCGGCGAAGACACCCCCGATCAGCAGACGATCGTTCAGGACTTGGTCAAGCCGCTCGAGAAAGAAACCGATCCGCTCGTGCGGCAGGCGACTCTCGAAACGGCCGCCAAGTTCAACACAACGCTCGCCGGCAAGACGTTGATCGCCGGCCTCTCGGACGAGAGCCCCTTCGTGCGCGAAGCGGCCTGCCGCCTACTCGCCAGCCGCCCGACCGCGGGCGCGGTCGAGCCGCTCACAGGCGTTGTTCGACAAGACGAGTCCTTCGACGTCCGCGTCGCTGCGGCACAGGCGCTAGAACCCAACGGCGCCAAACCCGAACAACTGCTTGCGCTATTGGAAGACCCGAATCCCGCGATGCAACTGGTCGGCGTCGAAGCGATGCGCAACGCCACCGGCAAAGACTACGGCGGCGATGTCGCCGCCTACGTTGCGCTAGCACGCGGCGAAGCCCCGCCCGCGCGAGAGCCGACCTCTGTCGCTGCTCGCGTTCCTGACTGGGTTCCCTTCTTCTAG
- a CDS encoding DNA integrity scanning protein DisA nucleotide-binding domain protein: MAPPRATAPRRFTPQLEGFCAAASGLADQHSADAILFLAERPIDWAKLQEAFGSRTLLVAADSEDQLAGAHDDDNGPGFDTILLGMNDAPVFERLTQALLEAVADELLEPGSKVVTLYSSYDPGVIDSLSLIHLDEHLGRLTVRDLRRIETKIPMETIRAVIDLAVEIGREGREGKPIGTLMVVGDHKRTLELSKPMGFDPVKGYPASERSISDAKVRDGVKEIAQMDGAFIISANGTVVAAAQHITAPASTDITLSKGLGARHWTAAQITKATEAIAVAVSSSGGTVRVFQGGEVVLRIEPLERAMTWREFESEHDGDKEKAAATADAKKPTEKKASKVRSKTPRGKAAKAAAETKPDDAAADAGG; the protein is encoded by the coding sequence ATGGCGCCCCCGAGAGCTACCGCACCCCGTCGGTTCACGCCCCAACTCGAGGGCTTCTGCGCCGCTGCGTCGGGTCTCGCCGACCAGCACTCGGCCGACGCCATCCTGTTCCTCGCCGAACGGCCCATCGATTGGGCCAAGCTCCAAGAAGCTTTTGGCAGCCGCACGCTGCTGGTGGCGGCGGACTCCGAGGACCAGCTGGCGGGCGCCCACGACGACGACAACGGCCCCGGATTCGACACGATCCTCCTGGGCATGAATGACGCCCCGGTCTTCGAGCGGCTCACCCAGGCCCTCCTCGAAGCGGTCGCGGACGAGCTGCTGGAGCCCGGCTCCAAGGTCGTCACTCTCTACAGCAGCTACGACCCGGGCGTCATCGATTCACTCAGCCTGATCCACCTCGACGAGCACCTCGGCCGCCTCACCGTGCGCGACTTGCGGCGGATCGAGACCAAGATCCCGATGGAGACCATCCGCGCGGTCATCGACTTGGCGGTCGAGATCGGCCGCGAAGGGCGTGAGGGGAAGCCGATCGGCACGCTGATGGTCGTTGGCGACCACAAGCGCACGCTCGAACTGTCGAAGCCGATGGGCTTCGACCCGGTGAAGGGCTACCCCGCGTCGGAACGCAGCATCTCGGACGCCAAGGTCCGCGACGGCGTCAAAGAGATCGCCCAGATGGACGGCGCTTTCATCATCTCAGCAAACGGCACGGTGGTGGCCGCCGCCCAGCACATCACCGCCCCGGCCTCGACCGACATCACGCTGTCCAAGGGCCTCGGCGCCCGCCACTGGACCGCCGCGCAGATCACCAAGGCGACCGAAGCCATCGCCGTCGCGGTGAGCAGTTCGGGCGGCACCGTGCGTGTCTTCCAAGGGGGCGAGGTCGTCCTCCGCATCGAGCCGCTCGAACGGGCGATGACCTGGCGCGAGTTCGAGTCCGAGCACGACGGCGACAAAGAAAAGGCCGCCGCGACCGCCGACGCCAAGAAGCCGACCGAGAAGAAGGCCTCGAAGGTGCGGTCGAAGACGCCCCGCGGCAAGGCCGCCAAGGCGGCCGCCGAGACCAAGCCCGACGACGCCGCTGCCGACGCGGGCGGGTGA